In Croceicoccus sp. Ery15, a genomic segment contains:
- a CDS encoding sulfotransferase domain-containing protein: METRNWPPAGNREPTIVVYADLQSLEALTGIAARGGDILAQLFDYAILDGSDDTWAHALPTSTKRVSLEDLGRTLPSDSVFLVGGPLVSKRIDQLALAGYAHVYNLNEIAREMSAKLRLLVALAPGFAGSRVPAMLDPVGQTEPHHTLIEPHHLPLPSRLVFLVNSLPKSGSVWLCGMLEHVLDVSGSDRVRISHCADLVFDQNQPNLGGAVSLVRDMRDVVVSWFYDVAASDLRTGFERARYPDIASFYFECFVGLIGKSDRYFSGDLVGWIDRNCANYCPLIRYEDMVADPQRALTKVLNAWRIRVPEARVAAAVRAFEPFRLRKAGGPRDGYVGKMYRRGHLRNPGSGNWQNELPAEVLSDIERRFADYQQRLGYA; this comes from the coding sequence ATGGAAACTCGAAATTGGCCGCCGGCGGGTAATCGTGAGCCGACCATCGTCGTATATGCCGACCTACAATCGCTGGAAGCGTTGACGGGAATCGCCGCGCGCGGCGGCGATATTCTGGCGCAGCTTTTCGACTATGCCATTCTGGACGGTTCGGATGATACGTGGGCGCACGCACTTCCCACCAGCACCAAGCGTGTTTCCTTGGAAGACCTAGGTCGGACTCTGCCTTCCGATTCCGTGTTCCTAGTTGGCGGTCCGTTGGTTTCGAAGCGGATCGATCAGCTGGCTCTGGCGGGCTATGCCCACGTTTACAACCTCAACGAAATCGCGCGCGAGATGTCGGCCAAGCTGCGGCTGCTGGTAGCGCTTGCGCCTGGTTTTGCGGGCAGCAGGGTTCCCGCGATGCTCGACCCAGTCGGCCAGACCGAGCCGCATCATACGCTGATCGAACCGCACCATTTGCCGTTACCTTCGAGATTGGTCTTTCTAGTCAACAGCCTGCCCAAATCGGGCTCAGTGTGGCTGTGCGGGATGCTCGAACATGTGTTGGACGTTTCCGGTTCTGACCGGGTTCGCATTTCGCATTGCGCCGATCTCGTCTTCGACCAGAATCAGCCAAATCTCGGCGGTGCGGTTTCGTTGGTCCGTGATATGCGCGACGTTGTCGTCTCTTGGTTTTACGATGTTGCTGCCTCCGATCTGAGAACCGGCTTCGAGCGCGCGCGCTACCCCGATATCGCTAGCTTTTATTTCGAATGCTTTGTCGGGCTAATCGGGAAATCGGATCGTTATTTTAGCGGGGACCTGGTCGGTTGGATTGATCGCAACTGTGCGAATTACTGTCCGTTGATTAGGTATGAGGACATGGTCGCGGATCCGCAGAGGGCCCTGACCAAGGTCCTCAATGCCTGGCGGATTCGCGTGCCCGAAGCGCGCGTGGCGGCCGCGGTGCGAGCCTTCGAGCCCTTCAGGCTGCGAAAGGCAGGCGGGCCGCGCGATGGGTATGTCGGCAAGATGTATCGGCGCGGCCATTTGCGCAATCCAGGATCGGGCAATTGGCAGAATGAACTGCCAGCCGAAGTCTTGAGCGATATCGAGCGTCGCTTTGCCGACTACCAACAAAGGCTTGGCTACGCCTAA
- a CDS encoding DNA-binding transcriptional regulator codes for MSKAKAKTYKSEAMAAVHEMMEGLHDAGSIDKRTMREFDDACVAPAPVLSPDEIKAIREAEHVSQPVFARYLNVSKNLVSDWERGAKKPGGPALRLLSIIQRSGLDAVA; via the coding sequence ATGAGCAAAGCTAAGGCAAAGACCTACAAGAGCGAGGCGATGGCCGCCGTCCACGAAATGATGGAAGGCCTCCACGACGCTGGCAGCATCGACAAGCGCACCATGCGCGAGTTCGATGACGCCTGCGTTGCGCCTGCGCCGGTTCTGTCACCGGACGAAATCAAGGCCATCCGAGAGGCAGAGCATGTCTCGCAGCCGGTGTTCGCGCGCTATCTCAACGTGTCGAAGAACCTTGTCTCCGACTGGGAACGAGGAGCGAAAAAGCCGGGAGGTCCGGCTCTGCGGCTGCTGTCGATTATCCAGCGCAGTGGGCTGGATGCGGTGGCTTGA
- a CDS encoding type II toxin-antitoxin system RelE/ParE family toxin, whose product MTDNPRIRIYANRWFAKFAAKEKISDAMLAGAVHRAKSGLIDADLGSGLIKQRIARQGGGKSGGYRSILIFRSGERAIFVFAFAKSDKANLSAAELKAYRKAAGIMLELGDDQIETEVEAGRLVEVKDDEQS is encoded by the coding sequence ATGACTGACAACCCGCGCATCCGCATCTACGCCAACCGCTGGTTCGCCAAGTTCGCGGCAAAGGAAAAAATCAGCGATGCCATGCTTGCTGGTGCCGTGCATCGGGCTAAATCCGGCCTGATCGATGCTGACCTTGGCAGCGGCCTCATCAAGCAGCGCATCGCGCGCCAGGGCGGAGGGAAATCGGGCGGGTATCGCTCGATTCTGATCTTCCGCTCGGGCGAGCGGGCCATATTCGTGTTTGCCTTCGCCAAGAGCGACAAGGCGAACCTGAGTGCGGCGGAACTTAAGGCCTATCGCAAGGCTGCCGGCATCATGCTGGAGCTAGGCGATGACCAGATCGAAACGGAAGTTGAAGCAGGCCGATTGGTCGAGGTGAAAGACGATGAGCAAAGCTAA
- a CDS encoding tyrosine-type recombinase/integrase, whose protein sequence is MNALTLRGIVAEELGSLRLHVIGKCGGLGKLRKTCWTRELPGFGTRHYASGRKVYIVQARMEGRTRTVTIGNAKVLSRAQAMDVARRVLIRAQTGDNPAEERKRLRKVPSYRDFLKTYWERVSPKWKPSTLYTHRYYKRKYLDRAFEGLFLDEIEERHVQEWFNRITNTGGPGAANRCGEILRAMFNKAEQWGVRPEGSNPCLYIRKNKGRKCERFLSDQEFKRIGEVLDRHRKAFPLHCAAISLLILTGCRKSEITCLQWSEVRGRRLLLTDSKTGPRTVWLAEAAATILHALPRREKQRYVFWNPATQRPITDIGNLWSKLRDEAGLPGVRIHDLRHSFASHAAAHSETLPMIGKLLGHADVRTTTRYAHLDDGHVIEAAQRIGDQIEQNMSGSYSLNRNTKYDSRPLLHD, encoded by the coding sequence ATGAACGCGCTGACCCTGCGAGGGATCGTCGCCGAAGAGCTGGGCAGCCTCCGGCTCCATGTCATTGGCAAGTGCGGTGGCCTGGGCAAGTTGCGCAAGACCTGCTGGACGCGCGAACTGCCCGGCTTCGGGACGCGGCATTACGCCAGCGGTCGCAAGGTATATATCGTCCAGGCACGAATGGAAGGACGCACCCGCACGGTGACGATCGGCAATGCCAAGGTGCTGAGCCGTGCGCAGGCGATGGATGTTGCGCGCCGCGTGCTGATCCGTGCCCAGACTGGCGACAATCCGGCAGAGGAGCGCAAGCGGCTGCGCAAGGTTCCCTCCTACCGGGATTTCTTGAAAACCTACTGGGAGCGGGTTTCGCCCAAATGGAAACCGTCCACGCTCTACACCCACCGCTACTACAAGCGGAAATATCTAGACCGCGCGTTCGAAGGCCTGTTCCTCGACGAGATCGAGGAGCGCCATGTCCAGGAATGGTTCAACCGGATCACCAACACCGGTGGACCCGGTGCTGCCAACCGTTGCGGTGAAATCCTGCGCGCCATGTTCAACAAGGCCGAGCAATGGGGCGTGCGGCCCGAAGGATCGAACCCCTGCCTCTACATCCGCAAGAACAAGGGGCGGAAGTGCGAGCGCTTCCTGTCCGATCAGGAGTTCAAGCGAATTGGCGAAGTGCTCGACCGGCACCGCAAGGCTTTCCCGCTGCATTGCGCCGCGATCAGCCTGCTGATCCTGACCGGCTGCCGCAAGTCGGAGATTACATGCCTCCAATGGAGCGAAGTGCGGGGAAGGCGCTTGCTATTGACCGACAGCAAGACCGGCCCGCGCACGGTCTGGCTGGCCGAAGCGGCTGCAACCATCCTCCACGCGCTGCCGCGCCGGGAGAAGCAGCGGTATGTGTTCTGGAACCCGGCCACCCAGCGCCCGATCACGGACATCGGCAACTTGTGGAGCAAGCTGCGCGACGAGGCAGGCCTTCCCGGCGTTCGTATCCACGATCTGCGGCACAGCTTTGCCAGCCACGCCGCCGCCCATTCGGAAACGCTGCCGATGATCGGCAAGCTGCTTGGCCATGCAGACGTGCGGACGACCACCCGCTATGCCCATCTTGACGATGGGCACGTCATCGAGGCAGCGCAGCGCATCGGCGACCAGATCGAGCAAAACATGAGCGGCTCATATTCATTGAACCGTAACACTAAGTATGATAGTCGGCCGTTGCTGCATGACTGA
- a CDS encoding site-specific integrase produces MQANGYLLPAKEAPNHSLPRSGDGRGIGEKAKPSNRVRLNGNIARRKPGKRIREYWDIDLPGFGLRVNPGGRRTWFVLFRQRGKLRRVSLGTSRDISPATARRLARAKLVEVALDGLPTRKKARAAQKRDAPLLRDYAERFWADYARHWKPSTRKRNESAIFKEILGAFGDRRIDDLAKGDILFWRDSFAERPGVFNRTLPVFSVMMGYAERLGLRPRGSNPCKGTPRYKRKPMERFLSPHEYARLATALRDYEAEQPLYVTAIRLLIFTGARCGEIEQLRWEWVQEPRLMLPDSKTGAKIVYLNRQAIDVIESLPDRKATGLLFPSFRNPDKPITLGIHWSKIRNCAALPDVRLHDLRHSFASVAIRDNISLMVIGKLLGHALAETTTRYAHLSDEIVADAAERVSGSIARLIGVAP; encoded by the coding sequence ATGCAAGCAAATGGCTATCTGCTACCAGCGAAAGAAGCCCCGAATCATTCGCTGCCCCGATCCGGTGACGGGCGTGGGATTGGTGAAAAGGCAAAGCCGTCCAACCGGGTTCGGCTCAACGGCAACATTGCCCGGCGCAAACCGGGCAAGCGCATTCGCGAGTATTGGGATATCGACCTGCCGGGCTTTGGCCTGCGAGTAAATCCCGGCGGCAGGCGGACATGGTTCGTGCTGTTCCGCCAGCGCGGCAAGCTACGGCGTGTGTCGCTCGGTACTTCCCGCGATATCTCGCCCGCCACCGCTCGCCGCCTCGCGCGGGCGAAGCTTGTGGAGGTAGCGCTGGACGGTCTGCCAACGCGCAAGAAGGCCCGCGCTGCGCAGAAGAGGGATGCGCCCCTGCTGCGCGACTACGCCGAGCGCTTCTGGGCTGACTATGCGCGGCACTGGAAGCCATCGACCCGAAAGCGCAATGAGAGCGCCATCTTCAAGGAAATTCTCGGCGCATTCGGCGACCGGCGGATCGACGATCTGGCGAAGGGCGACATTCTCTTTTGGCGCGACAGCTTTGCCGAACGCCCCGGCGTGTTCAACCGCACCTTGCCGGTGTTCTCGGTGATGATGGGATACGCGGAGCGCCTAGGCTTGCGGCCCCGTGGTTCCAACCCCTGCAAGGGCACGCCGCGCTACAAGCGCAAACCGATGGAGCGGTTTCTGTCGCCACATGAATACGCGCGGCTAGCCACGGCATTGCGCGACTACGAGGCGGAGCAGCCGCTCTATGTCACGGCGATCCGCCTGCTGATCTTCACCGGCGCACGTTGCGGAGAGATCGAGCAACTGCGCTGGGAATGGGTGCAGGAACCGCGGCTGATGCTTCCTGACAGCAAGACCGGCGCGAAGATCGTCTATCTCAATCGACAGGCTATCGATGTGATTGAATCGCTCCCAGACCGGAAAGCAACCGGCCTGCTGTTTCCCTCGTTCCGCAATCCCGACAAGCCGATCACGCTCGGCATCCATTGGTCGAAAATCCGCAATTGCGCAGCATTGCCGGATGTGCGCCTACATGACCTGCGCCACAGCTTTGCCTCGGTCGCGATCCGGGACAACATCTCGCTCATGGTCATCGGCAAGCTGCTGGGCCATGCGCTGGCAGAAACGACGACCAGATACGCGCACCTCTCCGACGAGATCGTCGCAGATGCAGCGGAGCGCGTATCCGGCTCTATCGCACGCCTGATCGGAGTTGCGCCATGA